CGCGCGGTGGCGGCGCGGGCGCGGTCGAGCGCTTCATCCATGCGCGCGGCCACCTGGTCCAGGCGCGCCAGATAGCTGGCCACGTCGGACGCGCGCCGCAGCGGATGCGTCGTCGTCATGAAATTGACGAGGCCGACCTGCACGCCGCTGAACTGGTTGAACACGAAGTTATAGTCCTCGTACGGCTCGCTGGCGACCGTGTTGGCGAGGCTCCAGCGCATCACCGAGGCCGACGTGCGGTGCTCGTCGCTCAGCGGACCCGCGAGGAATTGATCGAGGCGCGCCACCCCGGTCCGCGCCAGCGCGATCACCTTGTTACGCTGCGCCTGCGTCAATGGCGTCAGCTGGCGGTCCAGCGCGTCCTGTTCGGCGCCCGCAAAATACTGCGTCGACGTGGCCAGCTGCGGATTCTGGCGCACCCAGTCGGCGGCGAAACGGTCGGACCAGGTGTCGAAGGCGGCGTTGGCCTTGACGGACTGCGTCGCGGCAGCGGCCGCCGGCGCGGGTGGCGCGGCGGCGGCCAGGGCGAGTGGAACGAACAGGGCGGCGATGGCGGCGGCCGTGCGGGCGCGCGCGTAAAGACGGGTATCCGGCATCTCTCTCTTCCATGGTAGTGGTGTTGTTATCCCCGCCGGGTAGGCGGGCGAATGAATCTATCATGGATGAGCAGGATGATGAGGATCGTGAACGACGGTGGCGTCGGCAAACCGGCGCACGATCCTGTACGCACGATCCTGTACTTATCGTTTAGACTGCCGTCCAAGGTGCACGCCCCGAGCGATAAGAACGATGACACCGTCGGAGTCGGTTTGCTGACCGACGCATTTGACTTAAAAAAGGACGACGACCATGCCGCCAATTTCACCTGAATTACACGAGGAACTCGGCAAGCGCCTGCGCAAGAGCCGCGAGGATGTGCTGGCCGCCGTGCATGCGCGCACGGACGGCGATACCGACGACCGCCCGGCGATCTCGCCGAACGCCCACATGGGACAGAACGACGACGCGCCGGCCGGCGAGATGCTCAGCCATAACGAGGAACACCTGGCCGAGCACGAGACGAATCTGCTGCACGAAATCGACGCCGCCATCGCCCGCCTGGATTCCGGCGCGATCGGCGTCTGCGAATCGTGCGGGCGCGAGATTCCCGAGGCGCGCCTGCTCGCCACGCCGACGGTGCGGACGTGCATCGCCTGCCAGGAGCAGATCGAGCACGAACGGCGTACCGGTCGCGGGCCGACCATGTGATCGAGCGCCGTCGCTGAGAATGCGGCGGACGGCCCTTCGATCTCACCGGACCGCCCGCCGTCCGCCGCGCCGAAGACGATCCGCGCCGCGAACGCGACGGGCATCGCGGACAGCGGCACCGGCACCAACCAGGCTTCCATCGCCTCCCCCTCCTCAGCCGGAGTGCGTCGAGCACGGCCGGCGATCTAGTTATCGCGCGCGTTCAAGACGGACGACACCTGTCCGGCTGCCCCCGCATCTCCGGAACGCACAAAAACGAAGCGCACTGATGAAAAAAACCGACACGCCGCCCGGCCGTTAAAATGAGGTACCCTGCGCGCATGTGGCTGCCAGATTTACTGTTTTTGCCTTGATAAATCTCTACCAACCCCAACTGTAGCCGTTGATGAACGATATCTCTCCTCTGACACGGCATCCCGATGTCCTCTACGGTCCGCATCAACCCGAGTTGTTGCGCGACGAAATCCTGGCCGATCTGCTGGAGGCGAGCGCACGCCGCGCGCCCGACCAGATCGCCCTGATCGCGGGCGACCGCCGCCTCACTTACCGCGAACTGGACGAACAGGCCAGCCTGGCCGCGTCGCGCCTGATCGACGCCGGCATCCGGCCCGGCCACATCGTCGGATTGTGGATGCCGCGCGGCATCGACTTGCTCGTCATGCAAGCCGCCATCGCCAAGGCCGGCGCCGCCTGGCTGCCCGTCGACGAGGACACGCCCGTCGAGCGGCTCCTCGTATGCATGGAAGACGCCGGCTCGCCCGCCCTCGTCAGCAGCGAGCGCATGCGCGACCGCCTCGGCCCCGTCCCACAGCCGATTCATACGGCGGAAACCCTGCTGGCGCCCGCGCCCGAAGGCTATTTGCTCAGCCGCCGCGGCGAGGTGTCCGGCGACGCCCCGGCCTACGTCATCTACACGTCGGGCTCGACGGGCAGGCCGAAAGGCATCCTGATCAACCAGCGCAGCATCTGCCATTTCCTGCGCAGCGAGAACGAAGTGCTGGGCGTCAAGGCGTCCGATCGCGTGTACCAGGGGTTTTCGGTCGCCTTCGACATGTCGTTCGAGGAAATCTGGATTCCCTACCTCGTCGGCGCCACCTTGTGGATCGGCCCGAAGGAGACGGCCGGCGACCCGGAAGCCCTGCCCCGCCTGCTGATGGAAAACGGCGTGACGGTGCTGCACGCCGTGCCGACGCTGCTCGCACTGTTCGCGGATGACGTTCCGAGCCTGCGCATCATCAACCTGGGCGGGGAAATGTGCCCGGAGACCGTGGTCGAGCGCTTTTCCAAGCCGGGCCGGCAAATGTTCAACACCTATGGCCCGACGGAAGCGACGGTGTCGGCCAGCCTCGCGCGCCTGGAGCCGGGCCGCTTGATCACGATCGGCACGCCCCTGCCCAACTATGGCTTGCTCGTCATTTCCACCGAGACAGATAAAGGCTTGCAAATCCTGCCGCGCGGCGACACGGGCGAGCTGTGCATCATCGGGCCGGGCTTGTCGGCCGGCTACCTCGGCCGCCCCGACCTGACGGCCGAGAAATTCCTGGCGAATCCATGGAGCTCCGGTCCGGACGATTCGCGCCTGTACCGCACGGGCGACCTCGCGCGCATCGAGCCGGATGGCCAGGTCGCGTGCCTGGGCCGCACGGACGACCAGGTCAAGATCCGTGGTTTCCGCGTGGAACTGGGCGAGATCGAAGCCCAGCTCGCCCAGCAGGAAGGCGTCGGCACGACGGCCGTGCTGCTGCGCCGCGATGACGGCATCGACCGCCTCGTCGCCTACCTCGTCCCGGCCGCCGGCGCGACCGAAGAGCAATTGTCTCCGGCGACCCTGCGCCGCGCGCTGTCCGGCAAGCTGCCGCCGTACATGGTGCCGAGCCGCTTCGAGCGATTGTCGGTGATGCCGCGCCTGACGTCCGGCAAGATCGACCGCAAGGCGTTGAAGGCGATGGCCCTGTCGGCCCCGCTGCCCAGCGATCCGGCCGAATCGGACGTGGCGGAAACGCCGGGCGAGGAAGCGCTGTTCGCGGCGCTGGCCAAGCTGTTCCCGGGCCAGCCGATCCGTAGAGAGCTGGATTTCTTCAGCGACCTCGGCGGCCACTCGTTCTTCGCCGCCCGCTTGGCCACGGCCCTGCGCGCCGATCCGCGCTTCGCCCACGTGACGGTGCGCGACATTTATTCGCACCGCAGAATCGGCGCCATTGCCTCCAGCCTCGACCAGGCCGCCGGCACGGCCGCCGTCGAGCCCGACTGGACGCCGCCCGGCAGCGCGCGCCGCTGGATGTGCGGCGTGGCCCAGCTGGCGACCGTCCCCGTGCTGATCACGTTGCGCATGGCGCAATGGCTGGCGCCGTTCTTTACGTACCACTTCTTCACGGGCGACCCGGGCGACTCGGTCCCGCGCGCCATCGCCGCGTCGATCGGGGTGTTCCTGCTGGCGACCCTGCTGGAATTCGTGTTCGCGATCGGCGGTAAGTGGCTGGTCGCGGGCCGCCTCAAGCCGGGCGTGTACCCGTTGTGGGGCACGACGTATTTCCGCTGGTGGCTGTCCGACCGGCTCGTCGAGGCCGCCCCGACCTATCTGCTGGCGGGCTCGTCGCTGTACGGCTGGTATCTGCGCCTGCTGGGGGCGAAGGTCGGGCACGACGTCGTGATCGGCTCGCTGACGCTCCGCGCGCCCGACCTGCTCGAGATCGGCGACAACGTCAGCATCGGCAATGCCGCCAACTTCGAGAACGCGCGCGTCGAACGGGGCCGCCTGATCCTCGGCCGCGTCGTGCTCGACGACGATGCGTGCGTATCGTCGTACGCGATTTTGGAAGGCAATACGCGCGTGGGCCGGCGCGGCCACCTGGAAGGCCAGTCCGCGCTGCCGGACGGCGCATCCGTGCCGGACGGCCGCGTCTGGAGCGGCTCGCCCGCGCGCGACACCGGGGCATTCGACCCGTCGACACTCCCGCCGCGCCCGGCCGTGAGCCGCGCCCGCCTGATGGGCGAGGGACTGTTCTTCGTGTTCGGCATGCTGCTCGTCGCGACGCTGTTCTTCATGCCCGTCTTCCCCAGCTTCGTGCTGATCGACTGGTTCGACGAACGGGGCACCCTGCCCGTGCTGGCGCAGAATTCGATCCAGGGCCAGCTGTTGCGCTATTTCGTACTGGCGCTGCCCGCGTCCGCCGTGCTGATCGCGCTGACGATGCTCGTGTCGGCCGCCATCCGCTGGGGCTTCCTGCCCCGCATGATGCCTGGCCGCTCGGCCGTGCACAGCAACGCGTATTGCAAGAAATGGCTCGTGAGCCATATCCAGGAATCGAGTTTGAACGTGCTGCACGGCATCTACGCGACCGTGTTCGCGCCGTTCTGGTACCGCCTGCTGGGCGCCAAGGTTGGCCGCGACGCCGAGATCTCGACGGCGCTGGGCGTCGTCCCGGACATGCTCACGCTGGGCGACGAGACGTTCATCGCCGACGCCGTCATGCTGGGCGACGAGCAGATCGACGGCGGCTGGATGACGATGGAAGCGACCGTCGTCTCCAACCGCAGCTTCGTCGGCAACGGCAGCTATATCCCGGACGGCACCGTGCTGCCCGAAGGCGTCCTCGTGGGCGTGCACACGCACGCGCCCGCGAACGAGCGCATGACGGGCGGCGACACGTGGCTCGGCTCGCCGCCGATCCACCTGCCGGCGCGCGAACAGGTCAGCGGCTATCCGGAACACCTGACGTACCGCCCGTCGCCACAGCGCCGCCTGGGCCGGGCGCTCGTCGAGGCCTTCCGCATCGTCGCGCCGCACGCCGTCGTCATCGCCGTCGGCTACACGGTCGTGCTGGACCTGATGCCGCTCGCGGGCGCCGGCCGCTGGGGCGAAGTGATCTGGGACCTGGCCCTCGTCGGCCTCGCCTACGGCATCGGCAACTACCTGTTCGTGCTCGCCTTCAAATGGCTGCTGCTGGGCCGCTATGAAAAGCGCGCGGAACCGATGTGGACGCCGTTCGTGTGGCTGTCCGAAGGCGTGACGAATATGTACGAGGGCATCGCCGTGCCCAACTTCATGCGCTACCTGCGCGGCACGCCCTGGCTGCCCCTCGCGTTCAACCTGCTCGGCTGCCGCATCGGCCGCGGCGTCTACATGGACACGACCGACATCACGGAGTTCGACTGCGTGACGATCGGCGACCACAGCGAACTGAATGCGCTGTCGTGCCCGCAGACGCACTTGTTCGAGGACCGGGTGATGAAGATCGATCATGTCGACATCGGCAGCAAGGTGTACCTGGGGCCGCGCAGCGCCGTGCTGTACAGCGCGAAGGTCGGGGACAATGCCCGCATCGGCCCGCTGACCCTCGTCATGAAGGGCGAGCACATCCCGGCCGCGACCGGCTGGAACGGCTTGCCGGCGGCACCGCAGCGGGTGTGATGGATGCGTTGCCCGTGCGCTGGTGGGCGGACGGCGCGTTCACGGACGCGCCGGCTTCGGGGCCGGTGCACGTCGTCGGCGTGCGCAACCAGCCCGACCGTGCCACGGCCCGCCGCACGATCCGCGCCGCGCTGCTGGACGCGCTCGCGGCGTCGGCCGGCCTGCCTCCGGCACGGATCCGGCTGTGCGGCGCGCCGGGCGAAGCGCCCTACGCCCTGCTCGACGACGGCCGGCGCATCAACCTGTCGATCAGCCACGACGGCGACCTGTCGGTCGCGGCCCTGCGCCTGGACGGGGGCGCCGTCGGCATCGACCTGATGCGCGTGGCCGACATCCCGGACTGGCAAGCCGTCGCCCGCGACTACCTCGGCCCCGCGTGCGCGGCCGCGCTGGCCCGCGTGCCCGCGCCGGCGCGCGCCGCCGCGTTCGCGCGCGCGTGGAGCGGGCGCGAAGCCCGTCTCAAATGCCTGGGCCAGCCGCTGGCGGAATGGCGGGCCGACGAGGCGGGCGAAGCGCGCTTCGCCCGCTTGGCCGCGAGCGCCTGCTGGCCGCTGGCGGTGCCGGAGGGCTATGTCGGCAGCCTGGCGCTCCCTCAGGACTGACCTATCCGCTTGCGATTTGGGTAAGATTGCAGAATGGATAACCTGACCCACTCCGTCGTCGGCCTCGGCCTCGGCGCGCTGATCGACCGCAGCGTCCCCCCCGAAGGCGCGGACGACACCCAGCGCGTGCGCACGCGCATGCTGCT
This genomic stretch from Massilia putida harbors:
- a CDS encoding Pls/PosA family non-ribosomal peptide synthetase, whose amino-acid sequence is MNDISPLTRHPDVLYGPHQPELLRDEILADLLEASARRAPDQIALIAGDRRLTYRELDEQASLAASRLIDAGIRPGHIVGLWMPRGIDLLVMQAAIAKAGAAWLPVDEDTPVERLLVCMEDAGSPALVSSERMRDRLGPVPQPIHTAETLLAPAPEGYLLSRRGEVSGDAPAYVIYTSGSTGRPKGILINQRSICHFLRSENEVLGVKASDRVYQGFSVAFDMSFEEIWIPYLVGATLWIGPKETAGDPEALPRLLMENGVTVLHAVPTLLALFADDVPSLRIINLGGEMCPETVVERFSKPGRQMFNTYGPTEATVSASLARLEPGRLITIGTPLPNYGLLVISTETDKGLQILPRGDTGELCIIGPGLSAGYLGRPDLTAEKFLANPWSSGPDDSRLYRTGDLARIEPDGQVACLGRTDDQVKIRGFRVELGEIEAQLAQQEGVGTTAVLLRRDDGIDRLVAYLVPAAGATEEQLSPATLRRALSGKLPPYMVPSRFERLSVMPRLTSGKIDRKALKAMALSAPLPSDPAESDVAETPGEEALFAALAKLFPGQPIRRELDFFSDLGGHSFFAARLATALRADPRFAHVTVRDIYSHRRIGAIASSLDQAAGTAAVEPDWTPPGSARRWMCGVAQLATVPVLITLRMAQWLAPFFTYHFFTGDPGDSVPRAIAASIGVFLLATLLEFVFAIGGKWLVAGRLKPGVYPLWGTTYFRWWLSDRLVEAAPTYLLAGSSLYGWYLRLLGAKVGHDVVIGSLTLRAPDLLEIGDNVSIGNAANFENARVERGRLILGRVVLDDDACVSSYAILEGNTRVGRRGHLEGQSALPDGASVPDGRVWSGSPARDTGAFDPSTLPPRPAVSRARLMGEGLFFVFGMLLVATLFFMPVFPSFVLIDWFDERGTLPVLAQNSIQGQLLRYFVLALPASAVLIALTMLVSAAIRWGFLPRMMPGRSAVHSNAYCKKWLVSHIQESSLNVLHGIYATVFAPFWYRLLGAKVGRDAEISTALGVVPDMLTLGDETFIADAVMLGDEQIDGGWMTMEATVVSNRSFVGNGSYIPDGTVLPEGVLVGVHTHAPANERMTGGDTWLGSPPIHLPAREQVSGYPEHLTYRPSPQRRLGRALVEAFRIVAPHAVVIAVGYTVVLDLMPLAGAGRWGEVIWDLALVGLAYGIGNYLFVLAFKWLLLGRYEKRAEPMWTPFVWLSEGVTNMYEGIAVPNFMRYLRGTPWLPLAFNLLGCRIGRGVYMDTTDITEFDCVTIGDHSELNALSCPQTHLFEDRVMKIDHVDIGSKVYLGPRSAVLYSAKVGDNARIGPLTLVMKGEHIPAATGWNGLPAAPQRV
- a CDS encoding TraR/DksA family transcriptional regulator, coding for MPPISPELHEELGKRLRKSREDVLAAVHARTDGDTDDRPAISPNAHMGQNDDAPAGEMLSHNEEHLAEHETNLLHEIDAAIARLDSGAIGVCESCGREIPEARLLATPTVRTCIACQEQIEHERRTGRGPTM
- a CDS encoding 4'-phosphopantetheinyl transferase superfamily protein; amino-acid sequence: MDALPVRWWADGAFTDAPASGPVHVVGVRNQPDRATARRTIRAALLDALAASAGLPPARIRLCGAPGEAPYALLDDGRRINLSISHDGDLSVAALRLDGGAVGIDLMRVADIPDWQAVARDYLGPACAAALARVPAPARAAAFARAWSGREARLKCLGQPLAEWRADEAGEARFARLAASACWPLAVPEGYVGSLALPQD